The following proteins are co-located in the Flectobacillus major DSM 103 genome:
- a CDS encoding EVE domain-containing protein gives MNYWLVKSEPFKYSWDNFVEQKVGMWDGVRNYQARNNLKAMQLHDLVLFYHSNEGVEVVGIAKVVREHYPDPTADDDKWVVVDLAPVEKLPKSVTLKQIKNDERLQNMALIKQSRLSVTPVRPEEFDIIIGLAHE, from the coding sequence ATGAACTATTGGTTAGTAAAATCTGAGCCTTTCAAATATTCTTGGGATAATTTTGTAGAACAAAAAGTAGGAATGTGGGACGGTGTCCGTAATTATCAAGCTCGCAACAATCTAAAGGCTATGCAATTACACGATTTGGTATTGTTTTACCATTCCAACGAAGGCGTAGAAGTAGTTGGTATAGCCAAGGTGGTTCGTGAGCATTACCCCGACCCTACCGCCGATGACGACAAGTGGGTGGTGGTTGACCTTGCTCCTGTTGAAAAACTCCCTAAATCCGTTACCCTAAAACAAATCAAGAATGACGAACGTTTACAAAACATGGCTCTCATCAAACAATCTCGTTTATCTGTTACGCCCGTGCGACCAGAAGAGTTTGACATTATTATAGGATTGGCTCATGAGTAA
- a CDS encoding tetratricopeptide repeat protein translates to MKKNFSINILIGFIGIFLASCGSESKKGLSIPAVPEVTEKARRTAAIEFLSDLLNSSSNSADIYYKRAKLYLEDERPKEALDDINDAINIKANNGHYYQVKALILRELKEPQQALEAASKAEVLNVESPELFTLLGDLYQQIGQYGKAKLYLNKSLQISPNNGETYFFRGEIAAKQADTATALQLYHQTLNLKPTFLPLYIKFAEVYTALRQYDLALFYTDEGIKHHPKNADLYFKKGITYQRAFQTDSALASYSKAVKLDSSLIQASFSAGYLYFKIRAFRQALPQFAHTLKINPQYPDAKLYLALCLEYTGDFAKAEQYYSEIVAETPQDYRAVNGMWRAKRKQQFDNYLPEDFEMKYDTSSRNKYETPHRNIDTTFRQLQPKTRLNLKPDSSRKN, encoded by the coding sequence ATGAAGAAAAATTTCAGCATCAATATTCTTATAGGGTTCATAGGCATATTTTTGGCTAGTTGTGGTAGCGAATCAAAAAAAGGTTTGTCAATTCCAGCTGTTCCCGAAGTTACAGAAAAGGCTCGACGTACAGCGGCCATAGAGTTTTTGAGCGATTTGCTAAACTCATCATCCAATTCGGCCGATATTTATTATAAAAGAGCCAAGCTGTATTTGGAAGACGAAAGACCCAAAGAAGCCCTCGATGACATCAACGATGCCATCAATATCAAAGCTAACAATGGGCATTATTACCAAGTAAAAGCCCTGATTCTGCGAGAACTCAAAGAGCCTCAACAAGCCCTTGAAGCAGCCTCAAAAGCTGAAGTACTCAATGTGGAATCACCTGAGCTATTTACCCTTTTAGGCGATTTGTACCAGCAGATTGGGCAATACGGAAAAGCTAAATTATACCTCAATAAATCGTTGCAGATTTCGCCCAACAATGGCGAAACCTATTTTTTTAGAGGTGAAATTGCAGCCAAACAAGCCGACACAGCTACTGCCTTACAATTGTACCATCAAACGCTTAATTTAAAACCTACGTTTTTGCCTTTGTACATCAAGTTTGCAGAAGTATATACAGCATTGAGACAATACGATTTGGCCTTGTTTTATACCGATGAGGGTATCAAGCACCACCCTAAAAATGCTGATTTATATTTCAAAAAAGGTATTACATACCAAAGGGCATTCCAAACAGATAGTGCTTTGGCAAGCTATTCAAAAGCCGTAAAACTCGATTCGTCGTTGATACAGGCCAGCTTTAGTGCAGGGTATCTGTATTTCAAGATTAGGGCTTTTAGGCAAGCCTTACCGCAATTTGCCCATACCCTAAAAATAAACCCCCAATACCCCGATGCCAAGCTATATTTGGCATTGTGTTTGGAATATACAGGCGATTTTGCCAAAGCAGAACAATATTATTCTGAAATTGTGGCCGAAACTCCACAAGACTATCGGGCTGTTAATGGCATGTGGCGAGCCAAAAGAAAGCAACAGTTTGACAATTATTTACCTGAAGATTTTGAAATGAAATACGATACGTCGTCTCGTAATAAGTACGAAACCCCACATCGCAATATTGATACAACCTTTAGGCAGTTACAACCCAAAACAAGATTAAATCTAAAACCTGATTCTTCTCGAAAGAATTAA
- the menB gene encoding 1,4-dihydroxy-2-naphthoyl-CoA synthase, producing MIQWETIKEYQEILFQFNEAGIAKISINRPHVHNAFTPLTVKEMIDAMNICRDEERIGVVILTGEGGRAFCSGGDQSVRGHGGYIGTDHVPRLNVLDLQKLIRSIPKPVVAMVAGWAIGGGHVLHVVCDLSIAADNARFGQTGPNVGSFDGGFGASYLARVVGQKKAREIWFLCDQYDAQDALQMGLVNKVVPLDQLEETTVAWCHKILEKSPLALRMLKSAFNAELDGQAGIQELAGNATLLYYLSDEAKEGKNAFLEKRKPDFSKFPKFP from the coding sequence ATGATACAGTGGGAAACCATCAAGGAATATCAAGAGATTTTGTTTCAATTTAACGAAGCAGGTATTGCCAAAATCTCTATCAATCGTCCGCATGTGCACAATGCTTTTACGCCCCTTACGGTAAAAGAAATGATTGATGCCATGAATATTTGTCGTGACGAAGAACGTATTGGTGTTGTGATTTTGACAGGTGAAGGAGGACGTGCCTTCTGTAGCGGAGGCGACCAGTCGGTACGTGGACACGGCGGCTATATTGGTACAGACCATGTACCTCGTTTGAATGTACTCGATTTACAAAAACTTATCCGCTCTATTCCTAAGCCTGTGGTGGCTATGGTAGCAGGTTGGGCTATTGGTGGTGGACACGTTTTGCACGTAGTTTGCGACCTGAGTATTGCTGCAGATAACGCTCGTTTTGGACAAACTGGCCCTAATGTGGGTTCGTTTGATGGCGGTTTTGGTGCTTCATATTTGGCACGAGTAGTTGGTCAGAAAAAAGCAAGAGAAATCTGGTTCCTTTGCGACCAATACGATGCTCAAGATGCCCTTCAAATGGGATTGGTCAACAAAGTTGTACCACTAGACCAACTCGAAGAAACCACAGTAGCGTGGTGTCATAAAATACTAGAGAAAAGCCCATTGGCTCTAAGAATGTTAAAGTCGGCTTTCAATGCCGAGCTAGACGGCCAAGCGGGTATTCAGGAGTTGGCAGGTAACGCTACATTGTTGTATTACCTTTCCGACGAAGCTAAAGAAGGTAAAAATGCTTTCTTGGAAAAAAGAAAGCCAGACTTTAGCAAGTTTCCAAAGTTTCCATGA
- a CDS encoding class I SAM-dependent methyltransferase: MKSEIIKLETPQNWQAYQLIDSGGFEKLEKFGNYILRRPEPQAAWDKSLSDLEWQNQAHAYFKKDKGSQEKGEWILKKGMVERWYMPYKTQSLDLSFKLALSSFKHVGVFPEQATNWDFIAQKVKQLPVKNPKVLNLFAYTGGASIAAKQAGADVTHVDSIKQVISWSRENMEASSLENIRWVVEDAMKFVKREAKRGNIYQGIILDPPAYGRGPDGEKWVLEEQINEMLKTVAQILDKENYFLILNMYSMGFSSLIVENLVKCSFSQTQNHEFGELYLNDITNKKLPLGVFYRFASI; encoded by the coding sequence TTGAAGTCGGAAATAATCAAACTTGAAACGCCACAAAATTGGCAAGCCTACCAACTTATAGATTCGGGTGGTTTTGAAAAGCTAGAAAAATTTGGTAATTATATTCTTCGTCGCCCCGAGCCACAGGCTGCCTGGGACAAGTCACTTTCTGACTTAGAATGGCAAAATCAAGCCCATGCTTATTTCAAAAAAGACAAAGGTTCGCAAGAAAAGGGAGAATGGATTTTGAAAAAAGGGATGGTCGAACGTTGGTATATGCCTTACAAGACCCAATCGTTGGATTTAAGTTTTAAGCTAGCTCTTTCTTCCTTCAAGCACGTCGGGGTTTTTCCAGAACAAGCTACTAACTGGGACTTTATTGCTCAAAAAGTGAAACAATTACCCGTCAAAAACCCCAAAGTACTCAATCTATTTGCTTATACGGGAGGGGCATCTATTGCTGCCAAGCAAGCTGGGGCAGATGTCACACACGTCGATTCTATCAAGCAAGTAATTAGCTGGTCACGCGAGAATATGGAAGCCAGTAGCCTCGAAAATATCCGTTGGGTAGTAGAAGATGCTATGAAATTTGTAAAAAGAGAAGCCAAAAGAGGAAATATCTATCAAGGAATAATCCTAGACCCTCCTGCTTACGGAAGAGGGCCTGACGGAGAAAAGTGGGTTTTGGAAGAGCAAATCAACGAAATGCTCAAAACTGTAGCCCAGATACTCGACAAGGAAAACTATTTCCTTATTTTGAATATGTACTCTATGGGTTTTTCGTCTTTAATTGTTGAAAATTTAGTGAAGTGCAGCTTCAGCCAAACCCAAAATCACGAGTTTGGAGAATTGTACTTAAATGATATTACCAACAAAAAACTTCCCCTTGGAGTATTCTATCGTTTTGCGAGTATTTAG
- a CDS encoding sulfur globule family protein: MKNILVICLLFCSTLISAQSIKRIEIPLPTNSTEYFTIPLQKQGLLVLSQITKTQFSLIRFDTNLEKVWSINGTIDGNLDYVKHSFDGKNIYLLFSRYRSNVYEVIKVNLGPGFIEKFQIVSVDRMEVSDFQAVNASIFIAGVVNSQPVILFTDLNARKTKVLPSALKNQAEIQSMELDTTTNIVNVTYAVGTRGKNFQLVVKSFDEEGKSINQIVMDTQDDFAMMNGRLNLLTDSTQVMFGTYGHKNTIGTSRGPTSQGIYFSKLLDNEVTDLKFHSFTDFKNFFNYLSDKQRLKQEKKIQDKKDKGEDLRLDYRLLVHDIIKKDDKYILVAEAFYADYKYNNYNGFGSPYGYNSFFGSPWNTFYNPYRWGWGYYGLYSPFSSYYSPWGYGNRYYGNQQVFDGWIYTHAIVAAFDEKGNLLWDNSIPLKDVKEPKLIEKVQASIDGDNITLTYSNKGQIYTKTIMRDKTIGELSQKSIDTQNDGDVVKRTTSDQIDFWYDKYFIASGYQRINNDSENAKRNVFYINKVSF; encoded by the coding sequence ATGAAAAACATATTAGTAATTTGTTTATTATTTTGCTCGACGCTCATTTCAGCCCAAAGCATCAAAAGGATCGAAATCCCTTTGCCAACCAACTCTACCGAATACTTTACCATTCCTTTGCAAAAACAAGGCCTTTTGGTTTTATCACAAATCACCAAAACGCAGTTTAGTTTGATTCGCTTTGATACCAACCTCGAAAAAGTATGGTCAATTAATGGTACTATCGACGGCAATCTGGACTATGTAAAGCACTCATTCGATGGCAAGAATATTTACTTACTTTTTAGCCGTTACAGAAGTAATGTATATGAAGTAATTAAGGTAAACTTGGGGCCTGGCTTTATCGAAAAATTTCAGATAGTTTCGGTAGACCGAATGGAAGTGTCTGATTTTCAGGCTGTAAATGCGTCTATTTTTATTGCAGGAGTAGTTAATTCCCAGCCTGTTATTTTATTTACCGACCTCAATGCCCGCAAAACCAAGGTGTTGCCTTCTGCTTTGAAAAACCAAGCCGAAATCCAATCGATGGAGCTTGATACAACTACCAATATTGTGAATGTAACTTATGCGGTGGGTACTCGTGGCAAAAACTTTCAATTGGTTGTAAAATCTTTTGATGAAGAAGGCAAATCTATCAATCAAATTGTGATGGATACCCAAGACGATTTTGCCATGATGAACGGCCGTCTTAATCTCTTGACCGACAGCACACAAGTGATGTTTGGTACGTATGGTCATAAAAATACCATTGGAACATCGCGTGGGCCAACCTCACAAGGAATTTATTTTAGTAAGCTCCTGGACAACGAAGTTACCGACCTGAAGTTTCATAGCTTTACCGATTTTAAAAATTTCTTCAATTACCTAAGCGATAAACAACGGCTGAAACAAGAGAAGAAAATCCAAGACAAAAAAGATAAAGGCGAAGATTTACGCTTGGATTACCGTTTGCTGGTGCATGATATTATCAAAAAAGATGATAAGTATATCTTGGTGGCCGAGGCGTTTTATGCTGATTATAAATACAATAATTACAACGGCTTTGGTAGTCCTTATGGATACAACAGCTTCTTTGGTAGCCCCTGGAACACCTTCTATAATCCTTATCGCTGGGGTTGGGGCTATTATGGGCTTTATTCGCCATTTAGTAGTTATTATAGCCCGTGGGGATATGGCAACCGCTATTATGGCAACCAGCAAGTGTTTGATGGCTGGATTTATACCCATGCTATTGTAGCAGCATTTGACGAGAAAGGAAATTTGCTTTGGGACAATAGTATTCCGTTGAAAGATGTAAAAGAGCCAAAACTTATTGAAAAGGTTCAGGCTTCTATTGATGGCGACAATATCACCCTGACTTACAGCAACAAAGGGCAAATTTATACCAAAACCATTATGCGTGACAAAACCATAGGTGAGCTAAGCCAGAAATCTATAGATACCCAAAACGATGGCGATGTAGTAAAAAGAACTACCTCCGACCAAATTGATTTTTGGTACGACAAATACTTTATTGCCTCTGGTTATCAACGTATTAACAACGATTCTGAAAATGCCAAACGTAATGTATTTTATATAAATAAAGTGTCATTTTAG
- the thrS gene encoding threonine--tRNA ligase, with product MIKITLPDGSVREYAQGVTGMDIALSISEGLARNVLAAKVNGKVVDASLPINEDSAFQLLTWNDTDGKQTFWHSSAHLMAEAIEALYPGTKFGIGPAIDTGFYYDIDMGDKTLSSEDFKKIEDKMLELARQKNTYERTPISKEEAIQYFTEKGDEYKLELLEGLEDGSITFYSQGNFTDLCRGPHIPNTGFVKAVKLMNVAGAYWRGDISRKQMTRVYAVTFPKQKELDEYLHLLEEAKRRDHRKLGKELELFAFSEKVGMGLPLWLPKGTMLRERLESFLRKAQVRAGYSPVVTPHIASKELYVTSGHYAKYGKDSFQPIHTPDEGEEFFLKPMNCPHHCEIYKVKPRSYRDLPLRLAEFGTVYRYEQSGELHGLTRVRGFTQDDAHIFCRPDQVEDEFMKVIDLVMYVFKALGFDNYSAQISLRDPENKEKYIGKDEDWDKAEAAIIRSAEAKGLPTVVELGEAAFYGPKLDFMVKDALGRKWQLGTIQVDYQLPQRFELEYTGSDNQKHRPVMIHRAPFGSLERFVAILIENTAGNFPLWLSPDQLAVLPISEKYEAYANEMFLRLQENDLRGYIDHRDEKIGRKIRDAEVAKIPFMLIVGEKESAEGKVSVRKKGEGDLGMMTIEEFSQLAQEEINKNLVKIG from the coding sequence ATGATTAAAATTACTTTACCAGATGGTAGTGTTAGAGAGTATGCCCAGGGAGTCACTGGGATGGACATTGCCCTCAGTATCTCGGAAGGTCTTGCCAGAAATGTTTTGGCAGCAAAAGTCAATGGAAAAGTAGTAGATGCGTCTTTGCCTATCAACGAAGACTCGGCTTTTCAGTTGCTCACATGGAATGACACAGACGGAAAACAAACCTTCTGGCACTCATCAGCCCACTTAATGGCCGAAGCAATTGAAGCCCTGTATCCTGGCACTAAGTTTGGGATTGGGCCTGCTATTGACACAGGTTTTTATTACGATATCGACATGGGCGACAAAACATTAAGTTCGGAAGATTTCAAGAAAATCGAAGACAAGATGTTGGAGTTGGCTCGCCAAAAAAATACGTATGAAAGAACGCCTATTTCAAAAGAAGAAGCTATCCAATACTTCACAGAAAAAGGAGATGAATATAAATTAGAATTGCTAGAAGGGCTTGAAGATGGCTCTATTACGTTCTATTCTCAAGGAAACTTCACCGACCTTTGCCGTGGCCCACATATTCCTAATACTGGCTTTGTAAAAGCTGTAAAATTAATGAACGTGGCGGGTGCATATTGGCGTGGCGATATTTCTCGCAAACAAATGACTCGTGTATATGCCGTTACATTCCCAAAACAAAAGGAACTAGACGAATACTTACACTTGTTGGAAGAGGCCAAAAGAAGAGACCACCGCAAGCTAGGTAAAGAACTAGAACTTTTTGCATTCTCTGAAAAAGTAGGTATGGGCTTACCATTGTGGTTGCCAAAAGGAACTATGCTTCGTGAACGCCTAGAAAGTTTCTTGAGAAAGGCACAGGTAAGAGCTGGTTACTCTCCAGTAGTAACACCTCATATTGCATCAAAAGAATTATACGTTACTTCGGGCCATTATGCCAAATATGGCAAAGATTCGTTTCAGCCAATTCACACACCCGACGAAGGTGAAGAGTTTTTCTTGAAACCGATGAACTGCCCTCACCACTGCGAAATTTACAAAGTAAAACCTCGTAGTTACCGTGATTTACCATTGCGTTTGGCCGAATTTGGAACAGTGTATCGCTATGAACAGTCGGGCGAATTGCATGGCCTTACTCGTGTACGTGGCTTTACTCAGGACGATGCCCACATTTTCTGCCGCCCCGACCAAGTAGAAGATGAGTTTATGAAAGTTATCGACCTTGTGATGTACGTGTTCAAAGCATTAGGTTTTGATAACTATTCGGCTCAAATTTCACTTCGTGACCCAGAAAATAAGGAAAAATACATTGGTAAAGACGAAGATTGGGACAAAGCTGAAGCGGCTATTATTCGTTCGGCCGAAGCCAAAGGCTTACCAACAGTAGTAGAGCTAGGCGAAGCTGCCTTCTATGGCCCTAAGCTCGACTTTATGGTAAAAGATGCCTTGGGCAGAAAATGGCAGTTAGGAACAATTCAGGTAGATTACCAATTACCTCAGCGTTTTGAGCTAGAATATACAGGTTCTGACAACCAAAAACATCGTCCAGTGATGATTCACCGTGCTCCATTTGGTTCATTAGAACGCTTTGTTGCAATTTTGATTGAAAATACTGCTGGTAATTTCCCATTATGGCTTTCGCCCGACCAACTGGCGGTATTGCCTATTTCAGAGAAATACGAAGCCTATGCCAACGAAATGTTCTTGCGTTTACAAGAAAATGACTTGCGTGGCTATATCGACCACCGAGACGAAAAAATTGGTCGTAAAATCCGCGATGCAGAAGTTGCCAAGATTCCATTTATGTTGATTGTCGGAGAAAAAGAATCGGCCGAAGGAAAAGTATCTGTCCGTAAAAAAGGAGAAGGCGACTTGGGTATGATGACTATCGAAGAGTTCAGCCAATTAGCACAGGAAGAAATCAATAAAAATCTTGTAAAAATAGGTTAA